In one Hypomesus transpacificus isolate Combined female chromosome 18, fHypTra1, whole genome shotgun sequence genomic region, the following are encoded:
- the fam131c gene encoding protein FAM131C: MGACLCRGHKELHSAPQHPMVVLQSEGEPSDKDDPHPSNGSMADKKSNSGYDIGELATSSLLGLVATIKEHITKPTAMAQGRVAHLIEWKGWGGGGETGGGGGWGRAGLGLQEDEQLYSEMTDEIKEARFAAGVAQQFALAEASMNMWSNHDSSDHPSTSLDPLHDTNRHFLSHFLLDGGSVGVPQHLYSIHAQANNHHGTLGPPQPASSISPMSASQHDSERPLVAGGTAAAEATVRHVDSSSLSEDEVFYN, encoded by the exons ATGGGCGCATGCCTCTGCAGAGGTCACAAAG AGCTCCACAGTGCCCCCCAGCACCCCATGGTGGTACTGCAGTCTGAGGGAGAGCCATCAGACAAG GATGACCCCCACCCGTCCAATGGCAGCATGGCGGACAAGAAAAGCAACAGTGGCTATGACATCGGGGAACTGGCCACCTCATCTCTGCTGG gTCTGGTTGCCACAATAAAGGAGCACATCACCAAGCCCACAGCCATGGCCCAGGGTCGTGTGGCTCACCTCATCGAGTggaagggctgggggggagggggggagacagggggcggagggggctgggggagggcgggACTGGGGCTGCAGGAGGATGAGCAGCTCTACTCTGAAATGACCGATGAGATCAAGGAAGCCCGCTTCGccgcag GGGTGGCTCAGCAGTTCGCTCTGGCAGAGGCTTCCATGAATATGTGGTCCAACCACGATAGTTCAGACCATCCCTCCACGAGCTTGGACCCTTTACATG acacaaacagacacttcctgtctcacttcctgttggaCGGTGGCAGTGTCGGAGTCCCTCAGCATCTGTACAGCATCCATGCCCAGGCCAACAACCACCATGGCACTCTGGGGCCCCCTCAGCcagcctcctccatctcccccatgTCTGCCTCCCAGCACGACAGTgagcgccccctggtggctggGGGGACTGCTGCGGCAGAGGCCACAGTTCGGCATGTGGACAGCAGTTCCTTATCTGAGGACGAGGTGTTTTACAACTAG
- the epha2b gene encoding ephrin type-A receptor 2, with protein sequence MKGSEGLSSGRGPESVIFPHLGSSAPDAVSVLFVFSECRPGFFKALASSRECEVCPANTQLLSSGALLCACMESFFRAPDDPPTGPCSGPPSEPRDLVATTTQLAAGRLLLTWTAPLDTGGRSDITYSVECRRCDGAACQPCGEKVRFDPASGGLTDTQVSLSDLEPHLNYTFTVEAHSGVSQFASQATPRMGNRPYTSTLTTALDYTEPPKVTSMRLDERTSTSLSVSWMVASRRAQPRPIQYELIYRKKDDNVNMYTVLVLDKSSAQIIDLAPGTAYLFKVQPLTLEGVPWGSGMEDEFETMSEPSSAQNNTAVIFGAAAIVAAVLFIVVVVLLVRKRRRNSHARQGPEDTYFSSSEQLKPLKTYVDPHTYEDPNTAVLKFASEIHPNHVTKQKVIGAGEFGEVYRGILKPPGRKEVAVAIKTLKPGYSEKQRQDFLSEASIMGQFSHQNIIHLEGVVTKFKHAMIITEYMENGALDKYLKDHDGEMSSFQLVGMLRGIAAGMKYLSDMSYVHRDLAARNILVNNSLECKVSDFGLSRVLEDDPEGTYTTSGGKIPIRWTAPEAIAYRKFTSASDVWSFGIVMWEVMAFGERPYWDMSNHEVMKAINEAFRLPAPMDCPSAVYQLMLQCWLQDRSKRPRFPDIVSLLDKLLRSPDSLKAIADFDPRVSIRLPSTSGSDGSPFRSVSEWLESIKMNQYSENFSCAGVVTMDQVLHMKNEDIKNIGVRLPGHLKRIAYSILGLKDQTSTLSVFAV encoded by the exons ATGAAAGGCTCAGAAGGGTTGTCCTCTGGACGGGGACCAGAGTCTGTGATATTTCCCCACCTTGGATCATCGGCGCCTGATGCAGTTTCTGTTCTGTTTGTGTTCTCAGAATGTCGGCCAGGGTTCTTCAAAGCCTTGGCGTCCAGCAGGGAGTGCGAGGTGTGTCCTGCCAACACCCAGCTGCTTAGCTCCGGAGCACTGCTCTGCGCCTGTATGGAGAGCTTCTTCCGAGCTCCAGACGACCCCCCTACAGGCCCCTgctcag GCCCGCCTTCGGAGCCTCGTGACCTGGTTGCCACGACCACTCAGCTGGCGGCGGGCCGGCTGCTTCTCACCTGGACCGCGCCTCTGGACACGGGCGGGCGCAGTGACATCACCTACAGCGTGGAGTGTCGCCGGTGCGACGGCGCCGCCTGCCAGCCTTGCGGGGAGAAGGTCCGCTTCGATCCGGCCAGCGGAGGCCTAACGGACACCCAGGTGTCGTTGAGCGACCTGGAGCCCCACCTCAACTACACCTTCACCGTGGAGGCCCACAGCGGCGTGTCTCAGTTCGCCAGCCAGGCCACGCCACGCATGGGCAACCGGCCTTACACCAGCACCCTTACCACCGCCCTGGACTACACAG AGCCCCCCAAGGTGACCTCCATGCGTTTGGATGAGCGGACCTCCACCAGCTTGTCTGTCTCCTGGATGGTGGCCTCCCGCAGGGCTCAGCCCCGGCCCATCCAATACGAACTCATCTACCGCAAGAAG GATGACAACGTGAACATGTACACAGTGTTGGTCCTGGACAAGAGCTCAGCCCAGATCATTGACCTTGCCCCAGGCACGGCCTACCTCTTCAAGGTGCAGCCCCTCACCCTTGAGGGCGTTCCCTGGGGCTCAGGCATGGAGGACGAGTTTGAGACGATGTCTGAAC CCTCTTCGGCCCAGAACAACACAGCGGTGATCTTCGGCGCAGCGGCAATCGTAGCAGCCGTGTTGTTTATCGTGGTGGTAGTCCTGCTCGTACGTAAACG GAGAAGGAACTCTCATGCAAGACAAGGACCAGAAGACACATATTTTTCCAGCTCAG agCAACTTAAGCCGTTGAAGACCTATGTGGATCCACACACTTACGAGGACCCCAACACGGCCGTCCTCAAGTTTGCCAGTGAGATTCATCCAAACCATGTAACCAAGCAGAAAGTCATTGGAGCTG GGGAGTTTGGAGAGGTGTACCGTGGTATTCTGAAGCCTCCGGGCAGGAAGGAGGTGGCGGTGGCCATCAAGACCCTGAAGCCCGGCTACTCAGAGAAGCAAAGACAGGACTTCCTGAGTGAGGCCAGCATCATGGGACAGTTCTCTCACCAGAACATCATCCACCTAGAGGGGGTTGTCACCAAAT TCAAGCATGCCATGATCATCACCGAGTATATGGAGAATGGAGCTCTGGATAAGTACCTGAAG GACCACGACGGTGAGATGTCGTCCTTCCAGCTGGTGGGCATGCTGCGGGGCATCGCGGCCGGTATGAAGTACCTGTCAGACATGAGCTATGTCCACAGAGACTTGGCTGCTCGCAACATCCTGGTGAACAACAGCCTTGAGTGCAAGGTGTCCGACTTTGGGCTGTCCCGCGTGCTCGAAGATGACCCCGAGGGCACCTACACCACCAGT GGCGGTAAGATCCCCATTCGCTGGACAGCTCCAGAGGCCATTGCCTACAGGAAGTTCACCTCTGCCAGTGATGTGTGGAGTTTTGGCATCGTTATGTGGGAGGTCATGGCCTTTGGGGAGAGGCCCTACTGGGACATGAGTAACCATGAG GTGATGAAGGCCATCAACGAGGCGTTCAGACTGCCGGCGCCCATGGACTGTCCGTCGGCAGTGTACCAGCTGATGCTCCAGTGCTGGCTGCAGGACCGCTCCAAGAGACCGCGCTTCCCAGACATCGTCAGCCTGCTGGACAAGCTGCTTCGGAGCCCTGACTCCCTGAAGGCCATCGCGGACTTTGACCCACG GGTGTCCATTCGCCTGCCTAGCACCAGTGGTTCGGACGGCTCCCCCTTCAGGTCGGTGTCAGAATGGCTGGAATCCATTAAGATGAACCAGTACAGCGAGAACTTCTCCTGTGCTGGCGTAGTCACCATGGATCAGGTGCTGCATATGAAAAACGA GGATATCAAGAACATTGGCGTGAGACTGCCCGGCCATTTGAAAAGGATCGCCTACAGCATCTTGGGCCTGAAAGACCAGACCAGCACCCTGAGTGTTTTTGCTGTGTGA